Proteins encoded in a region of the Pyxidicoccus trucidator genome:
- a CDS encoding pilus assembly protein N-terminal domain-containing protein, whose amino-acid sequence MRYGLGITLFALALASMPARAEERIELKVGEQRLLTVGALTRLALGEMEFAEVRTVGTTQVEVTGLAPGSTKLLVWKRSGERVDYTLEVTGEAAKAPGVVSPPEETVTLKKGATRDVHVKGLMRVAVGDPKVADISVSGTDVVRVTASKVGETTLLVWSGDGKERRAYRITVKE is encoded by the coding sequence ATGCGGTACGGCCTTGGCATCACCCTGTTCGCGCTGGCACTGGCCAGCATGCCCGCGAGGGCGGAGGAGCGCATCGAGCTGAAGGTGGGCGAGCAGCGACTCCTCACGGTGGGAGCGCTGACCCGCCTCGCGCTCGGGGAGATGGAGTTCGCGGAGGTGCGGACGGTGGGCACCACGCAGGTGGAGGTGACGGGGTTGGCACCCGGGAGCACGAAGCTGCTCGTGTGGAAGCGCTCGGGAGAGCGGGTGGACTACACGCTGGAGGTGACGGGCGAGGCGGCGAAGGCGCCCGGGGTCGTCTCTCCTCCGGAAGAGACGGTGACGCTGAAGAAGGGAGCCACGCGCGACGTGCACGTGAAGGGGCTGATGCGTGTCGCGGTGGGAGACCCCAAGGTGGCCGACATCTCCGTGAGCGGGACGGACGTGGTGCGAGTCACCGCGAGCAAGGTCGGGGAGACGACGCTGCTCGTGTGGAGCGGAGACGGCAAGGAGCGCCGCGCGTATCGCATCACCGTGAAGGAGTGA
- a CDS encoding sigma-70 family RNA polymerase sigma factor, with product MQTRQSLSLLFIPYLRPDSRAYADMPDLEDVLASLYASGRQAWPTVPLSEEGFLRHLAERLAPERTLAEVHAADLYLACACARGVPSAHAALERHVLPKTAASVARVRGAGVESAEVLQRLRERLLVSEGGRPPRVADYEGGGPLVAWLRAAAVRTALNLQRAEGRRARLEEDAEAGPLAEVAGADVELGYLRQRHREDFQAAFSEALAALPARERTALRLHVVEGLSLERIGTMYRTHKSTVSRWVSRAREEVLAGARQRLAERLRLSSGELHSLMRAVDGELDLSLPSLLREPG from the coding sequence ATGCAAACGCGGCAGAGCCTGTCGCTCCTGTTCATTCCGTACCTGCGTCCCGACTCGCGGGCGTATGCGGACATGCCCGACCTGGAGGACGTGCTGGCGTCGCTGTACGCCTCGGGCCGACAGGCCTGGCCCACGGTGCCGCTGTCCGAGGAAGGCTTCCTGCGCCACCTCGCCGAGCGACTGGCACCGGAACGCACGCTCGCGGAGGTCCACGCGGCGGACCTGTACCTGGCCTGTGCGTGTGCGCGAGGCGTGCCGTCCGCGCACGCCGCGCTGGAGCGTCACGTCCTGCCGAAGACGGCCGCGTCGGTGGCGAGGGTGCGTGGCGCGGGAGTGGAGTCGGCGGAGGTGCTCCAGCGCCTGCGCGAGCGGCTCCTGGTGTCGGAGGGAGGCCGCCCGCCGCGAGTGGCGGATTACGAGGGAGGCGGGCCGCTCGTGGCGTGGCTGCGAGCCGCGGCGGTGCGCACGGCCCTCAACCTCCAGCGGGCGGAAGGCCGCAGGGCGAGGCTGGAGGAGGACGCGGAGGCGGGGCCGCTGGCGGAAGTGGCGGGAGCGGATGTCGAGCTGGGCTACCTGCGCCAGCGCCACCGTGAGGACTTCCAGGCAGCGTTCTCCGAGGCGCTCGCGGCGCTGCCCGCGCGGGAGCGCACGGCACTGCGCCTGCACGTGGTGGAGGGGCTGAGCCTGGAGCGCATCGGCACCATGTACCGCACGCACAAGTCCACCGTGTCGCGCTGGGTGTCACGGGCTCGGGAGGAGGTGCTGGCCGGAGCGCGCCAGCGGCTGGCGGAGCGGCTCCGGCTGTCCTCGGGCGAGCTGCACAGCCTGATGCGCGCGGTGGACGGTGAGCTGGACCTGAGCCTGCCCTCGTTGCTGCGCGAGCCCGGGTAG
- a CDS encoding tetratricopeptide repeat protein: protein MGERELMKLRELKEAAHALFARGRYAQCAETYERILRLAPKDPNVRVRHAEACRRAGDRQSAIGSYRAAAELLLAEGCESRARGALRAALELDPRDPQIHADLARMGYQATPSTALEDARLYSGATGFFERPGAASAQGAGSTTPRAPPGQAAPPPPPPPYVLRAAEATPVPGPLPSIVPTITPVNLDALRTSGRTMAPIPLTQPVTPGRTAREFPSLVPVVQGQLISETPVPPNLPLARTGSASARPTGATMAPVPSAARPAGVLPARPAGAIPPLPSAGRPTGATMAPVLHAARPAGATMAPVPHSARPAGATMAPVPPSGRPAGAPPLRGVAMPGQAVSSGATSLTMVPMPHAATASGGDARTPTQTMPYRPELRRLGPNAVALRVSPQARWVIIRSDSPLEVSRAETLPLPVEQQPGAAYASEPRSTGPTSVTH from the coding sequence ATGGGCGAGCGGGAGCTGATGAAGTTGAGGGAGCTGAAGGAAGCCGCGCACGCCCTCTTCGCTCGAGGCCGCTACGCCCAGTGCGCGGAGACCTATGAGCGCATCCTCCGGCTGGCCCCGAAGGACCCGAACGTCCGCGTGCGCCACGCGGAGGCCTGTCGCCGCGCGGGGGACCGTCAGTCGGCCATCGGCTCGTACCGGGCCGCCGCGGAGCTGCTGCTGGCGGAGGGCTGCGAGTCGCGCGCACGGGGTGCGCTGCGCGCCGCGCTCGAGCTCGACCCGAGGGACCCGCAGATTCACGCGGACCTCGCGCGGATGGGGTACCAGGCCACGCCCTCCACCGCGCTGGAGGACGCGCGGCTCTACAGCGGCGCCACTGGCTTCTTCGAGCGGCCCGGTGCCGCCTCCGCGCAAGGCGCGGGCTCCACGACGCCGCGAGCCCCACCAGGCCAGGCCGCGCCGCCTCCGCCGCCGCCTCCGTATGTCCTTCGCGCGGCCGAGGCGACGCCGGTGCCTGGGCCGCTTCCCTCCATCGTGCCCACCATCACCCCGGTGAACCTGGACGCGCTGCGCACTTCCGGGCGGACGATGGCACCGATTCCGCTGACGCAGCCGGTGACTCCGGGACGCACGGCACGTGAGTTCCCGAGCCTCGTTCCGGTCGTTCAGGGACAGCTCATCAGCGAGACGCCGGTGCCTCCGAACCTTCCTCTCGCGCGAACGGGGTCTGCGTCCGCGCGCCCCACCGGGGCCACGATGGCGCCCGTGCCTTCGGCTGCGCGGCCCGCGGGAGTGCTCCCTGCACGGCCCGCTGGGGCGATTCCGCCGCTGCCTTCGGCGGGACGGCCCACTGGCGCGACGATGGCACCCGTTCTACACGCCGCTCGGCCCGCTGGTGCCACGATGGCGCCGGTGCCGCACTCCGCTCGGCCCGCTGGTGCCACGATGGCGCCGGTGCCCCCATCGGGCCGCCCCGCTGGAGCACCCCCTCTTCGCGGCGTGGCCATGCCCGGACAGGCCGTGAGCTCCGGTGCGACCTCACTGACGATGGTGCCCATGCCTCATGCGGCCACTGCCTCTGGCGGAGACGCGCGCACGCCCACACAGACGATGCCGTACCGTCCCGAGCTGCGCCGCCTGGGTCCGAATGCCGTGGCGCTCCGGGTGTCACCGCAGGCGCGCTGGGTCATCATCCGCTCGGACAGCCCGCTGGAGGTGAGCCGCGCGGAGACGCTCCCCTTGCCCGTCGAGCAACAGCCTGGCGCGGCGTACGCCTCCGAGCCGCGTTCCACGGGCCCGACCTCCGTCACGCACTGA